A section of the Pseudanabaena mucicola str. Chao 1806 genome encodes:
- a CDS encoding anthranilate synthase component I: MPDWLWLQRSLPHEMTGADLWEALYFWEPITVLLESPTTVPSKLARYSIVGGKPRQIWTPEVGEILTCLEKLRSRMQSAPNFNNLPKHLPFTGGYLGWLGYDLAWEIERLFYSKSDNLPFPVAFWYEPSSFAVIDHQTQTVWLAASDHHELDELSDRLNNLENKGLKPLAYFSKDHSQAQPTYSPEKQGYESIVETAKQHIYAGDIFQANLSIRYGYPWASDGWQLYRHLQKINPSPFASYWRTTWGEVISVSPERLVSLRDRHAETRPIAGTRPRGNTEQLDRELERELLACIKEQAEHIMLVDLERNDLGKVCEWGSVKVDELLVIERYSHVMHLVSNVVGTLRGDHNFVDLIRATFPGGTITGCPKVRCMEIIEKLEPQRRSLFYGSCGYIDKRGNIDLNILIRTLLKTNDHIWGQVGAGIVADSISDREWHESLQKAQAQLAALGLMRSD; this comes from the coding sequence ATGCCCGATTGGTTGTGGCTTCAGCGATCACTGCCCCATGAAATGACAGGAGCCGATCTCTGGGAAGCACTCTATTTTTGGGAACCGATTACGGTTCTATTGGAAAGCCCTACCACAGTTCCCTCAAAATTAGCTCGATACTCGATTGTCGGGGGTAAGCCTCGCCAAATATGGACTCCAGAAGTTGGGGAGATTTTAACCTGTTTAGAGAAACTGCGATCGCGAATGCAATCTGCTCCAAACTTTAACAATTTACCTAAGCACCTACCCTTTACGGGAGGGTATTTAGGATGGCTAGGCTATGATCTCGCATGGGAAATTGAGCGCTTGTTCTATAGCAAGTCTGACAACTTGCCATTCCCAGTTGCCTTTTGGTATGAACCATCTAGCTTTGCGGTCATCGATCATCAGACTCAAACCGTCTGGCTAGCCGCTAGCGATCACCATGAACTAGACGAATTAAGCGATCGCCTTAACAATTTAGAAAACAAGGGGCTTAAGCCCCTTGCCTATTTCAGTAAAGATCATAGTCAAGCTCAACCAACCTATTCTCCAGAAAAACAAGGCTATGAATCCATCGTGGAAACTGCCAAGCAGCATATCTATGCGGGTGATATTTTTCAGGCAAATCTCTCCATACGATATGGCTATCCTTGGGCATCGGATGGATGGCAACTATACCGCCATTTACAAAAAATCAATCCCTCGCCTTTTGCTAGCTATTGGCGTACTACTTGGGGCGAAGTGATTAGCGTTTCCCCAGAGCGTCTTGTGAGTTTGCGCGATCGCCATGCTGAAACTCGTCCGATCGCAGGCACAAGACCACGAGGCAACACTGAACAGCTTGATCGAGAGCTTGAGCGTGAATTACTTGCCTGCATCAAGGAACAGGCTGAACATATTATGCTCGTTGACTTAGAGCGCAATGATCTAGGTAAGGTTTGTGAATGGGGAAGTGTTAAAGTTGATGAATTATTAGTGATTGAGCGCTATAGTCATGTGATGCATCTTGTGAGTAACGTGGTGGGGACATTACGCGGCGATCACAATTTCGTGGATCTGATTCGCGCCACTTTCCCAGGGGGAACGATTACAGGCTGCCCCAAGGTGCGTTGTATGGAAATCATCGAGAAGCTTGAACCCCAACGACGTAGCTTGTTTTATGGTTCCTGTGGCTATATCGACAAACGTGGCAATATAGATCTTAATATCTTGATTCGGACTTTGCTAAAGACTAACGATCATATTTGGGGTCAGGTTGGTGCAGGTATCGTCGCTGACAGTATTAGCGATCGCGAATGGCATGAGTCTTTACAAAAAGCTCAAGCACAGTTAGCTGCACTCGGACTAATGCGCTCAGACTAG
- a CDS encoding tetratricopeptide repeat protein, which yields MSQPIEELLQDLKSEDEATRDRATQGLWEMWFMQKGIHGLQVLRQSQMMSDSGNIRQAELILTQLIHAQPDFVEAWNRRAVLFYMQGDYKRSIKDCQKAISLNPYHFGAVHGLGLCYAAIGNYHEAIITFRRALEIQPYSITNQKLILECTAMLN from the coding sequence ATGAGCCAGCCCATCGAAGAATTGTTGCAAGACCTCAAGAGCGAAGATGAAGCTACCCGCGATCGTGCTACTCAGGGACTCTGGGAAATGTGGTTTATGCAAAAGGGGATCCATGGTTTACAGGTTTTGCGCCAAAGTCAGATGATGTCTGATAGCGGCAATATTCGGCAGGCTGAGTTAATTCTCACTCAACTAATTCATGCTCAGCCTGATTTTGTGGAGGCATGGAATCGGCGGGCAGTATTGTTTTATATGCAGGGAGATTACAAGCGCTCAATCAAAGATTGCCAAAAGGCGATTTCCCTTAATCCCTATCATTTCGGGGCAGTGCATGGCTTAGGCTTATGCTACGCTGCAATCGGTAATTACCATGAGGCAATCATAACTTTCCGTAGAGCCTTGGAAATTCAACCCTATTCAATCACTAATCAAAAATTAATTCTTGAGTGTACAGCAATGCTTAACTAA
- a CDS encoding rhodanese-like domain-containing protein: MSIIQITVQELAERLASNHAENHGALQLIDVRERDEVEIAAINGFTVLPLSEYDQWASDFKEKFDPNVETLVLCHHGMRSAQMCQWLINQGFTNVKNISGGIDAYAYSVDLNMAKY; encoded by the coding sequence ATGTCTATCATACAAATTACTGTCCAAGAACTAGCCGAACGTTTAGCAAGCAATCATGCAGAAAATCATGGGGCTTTGCAATTAATCGATGTGCGTGAACGTGATGAAGTCGAGATTGCGGCGATCAATGGCTTTACGGTTTTGCCACTGAGCGAATATGACCAATGGGCAAGCGATTTTAAAGAAAAGTTTGATCCTAATGTGGAAACATTAGTGCTATGTCATCATGGGATGCGATCAGCGCAAATGTGTCAATGGCTGATCAATCAAGGCTTTACGAATGTCAAAAATATCAGTGGTGGGATTGATGCCTATGCCTATAGTGTTGATCTCAATATGGCTAAGTATTGA